A region from the Benincasa hispida cultivar B227 chromosome 12, ASM972705v1, whole genome shotgun sequence genome encodes:
- the LOC120067078 gene encoding stromal 70 kDa heat shock-related protein, chloroplastic, translating to MAASTAQIHGLGAPSFAAASMRKSNHVSSRTVFFGQKLGNSSAFPTATFLNLRSNISRRNSSVRPLRVVNEKVVGIDLGTTNSAVAAMEGGKPTIVTNAEGQRTTPSVVAYTKNGDRLVGQIAKRQAVVNPENTFFSVKRFIGRKMSEVDEESKQVSYRVVRDENGNVKLECPAIGKQFAAEEISAQVLRKLVDDASKFLNDKVTKAVVTVPAYFNDSQRTATKDAGRIAGLEVLRIINEPTAASLAYGFEKKSNETILVFDLGGGTFDVSVLEVGDGVFEVLSTSGDTHLGGDDFDKRIVDWLAVNFKRDEGIDLLKDKQALQRLTETAEKAKMELSSLTQANISLPFITATADGPKHIETTLTRAKFEELCSDLLDRLKTPVENSLRDAKLSFKDIDEVILVGGSTRIPAVQELVKKMTGKEPNVTVNPDEVVALGAAVQAGVLAGDVSDIVLLDVSPLSLGLETLGGVMTKIIPRNTTLPTSKSEVFSTAADGQTSVEINVLQGEREFVRDNKSLGSFRLDGIPPAPRGVPQIEVKFDIDANGILSVTAIDKGTGKKQDITITGASTLPSDEVERMVSEAEKFAKEDKEKRDAIDTKNQADSVVYQTEKQLKELGDKVPGPVKEKVESKLGELKEAISGGSTEAIKEAMAALNQEVMQLGQSLYNQPGAAPGAGAGSESGPSESTGKGPEGDVIDADFTDSK from the exons ATGGCTGCCTCCACCGCTCAGATCCATGGCCTCGGAGCTCCCTCCTTTGCTGCCGCTTCCATGCGGAAATCTAACCATGTCTCTTCACGCACTGTGTTCTTCGGCCAGAAACTTGGCAATTCTTCTGCTTTTCCCACCGCCACTTTTTTGAATTTGAGGAGTAACATTAGCCGTAGGAATTCTAGTGTCAGGCCATTGAGAGTTGTTAATGAGAAAGTTGTGGGAATTGACCTTGGAACTACTAACTCCGCTGTTGCGGCCATGGAAGGTGGGAAGCCCACTATTGTAACTAACGCCGAAGGGCAGAGAACGACGCCATCGGTGGTGGCTTACACGAAAAACGGAGATAGGCTTGTGGGTCAAATTGCGAAGCGACAGGCAGTTGTAAATCCTGAGAATACTTTCTTTTCGGTGAAGAGGTTTATTGGTAGAAAGATGTCGGAGGTGGATGAGGAGTCCAAACAGGTCTCCTACCGAGTAGTGCGCGACGAGAATGGAAATGTGAAGCTGGAATGCCCCGCGATTGGAAAACAATTTGCCGCTGAAGAAATTTCGGCTCAG GTCTTAAGGAAGTTAGTGGACGATGCTTCCAAGTTTCTGAATGATAAAGTAACCAAGGCTGTGGTGACAGTGCCTGCTTACTTCAATGATTCTCAAAGAACGGCCACAAAGGATGCTGGTCGTATTGCTGGTCTTGAAGTTTTGCGTATTATCAATGAACCCACTGCCGCTTCATTAGCTTATGGATTTGAGAAGAAGAGCAATGAAACTATCTTGGTGTTTGATCTTGGTGGGGGTACTTTTGATGTTTCag TGCTTGAGGTGGGCGATGGAGTGTTTGAAGTGCTTTCTACATCGGGAGATACACATTTGGGTGGTGATGACTTCGACAAG AGGATAGTTGACTGGCTCGCTGTAAATTTCAAAAGGGATGAAGGCATTGATTTGCTGAAAGACAAACAGGCTCTTCAGCGGCTAACTGAGACAGCTGAGAAAGCAAAAATGGAGCTGTCATCTTTGACCCAGGCCAACATTAG TTTGCCTTTCATCACTGCCACGGCAGATGGCCCCAAGCACATTGAGACCACACTTACCAGGGCCAAGTTTGAGGAATTGTGCTCAGATCTTCTTGATAG GCTTAAGACTCCAGTTGAAAACTCCTTGAGGGATGCAAAACTCTCCTTCAAGGATATTGATGAGGTGATCCTTGTGGGTGGATCAACACGTATTCCTGCTGTTCAGGAACTCGTCAAGAAGATGACTGGGAAGGAACCAAATGTCACTGTCAATCCTGATGAAGTTGTTGCTCTTGGTGCTGCTGTTCAG GCTGGTGTTTTGGCTGGTGACGTTAGCGACATTGTACTATTGGATGTGAGTCCACTATCTTTGGGTCTTGAGACTCTGGGGGGTGTGATGACGAAAATTATCCCCAGAAACACTACACTTCCTACCTCCAAGTCAGAGGTCTTCTCCACAGCTGCTGACGGTCAGACCAGCGTGGAGATTAATGTTCTTCAAGGCGAACGAGAATTTGTGAGGGACAACAAGTCACTTGGTAGCTTTCGACTAGACGGTATTCCCCCTGCACCACGTGGAGTTCCTCAGATTGAAGTCAAATTCGACATTGATGCCAATGGAATCCTCTCAGTTACTGCAATTGACAAAGGTACAGGCAAGAAGCAAGATATCACCATTACTGGTGCTAGCACATTGCCAAGTGATGAG GTGGAGCGGATGGTTAGCGAAGCAGAGAAGTTTGCAAAGGAGGACAAGGAGAAGAGAGATGCTATTGACACGAAGAACCAGGCTGATTCTGTTGTGTATCAGACAGAGAAGCAACTGAAGGAGCTTGGGGACAAGGTGCCTGGGCCAGTGAAGGAGAAAGTGGAATCAAAACTTGGGGAATTGAAGGAAGCAATTTCAGGTGGCTCAACTGAAGCCATTAAGGAAGCTATGGCTGCTCTAAATCAAGAGGTGATGCAGCTGGGACAATCCTTGTACAATCAGCCGGGTGCTGCTCCTGGAGCGGGTGCTGGCAGCGAATCAGGGCCATCAGAATCAACGGGCAAAGGACCTGAAGGAGATGTCATCGATGCCGATTTTACTGACAGCAAATGA